The genomic stretch AATGCGCTTACCTGATTAAGCACCTGGCCTTTGAACGGGACTGAAGCCAGAACCCTGTCGAATGCGCTCTGCCTGTCAGTAGTGATGAGAAGAATCCTGTCACCCAGATCGTAGATGTCTCTGACTTTGCCGCGTATTCTGCCGGGGAGTTTCAGGGAAGATGTGTCGATAAGACAGCTGGACAGGTTTTTTCTGATAATATCTTTATTCACTGTTATATCCTTTCAAATGCTTTTAATGCAAATAAGTTAGCAATTACATTCCGGAGACCGTATGATAGTGAAGTTTTCACGAAGCAGGAACCAGTATGAAAAGAAACCTGCGGTCCCGTACTTATGTTCGGAACCGTTTCCATTCCGGTATCCGATTGGAGAATGATGAATTCTGAACGTTCAGAGGATATGAATATCACATGGCATCATCACGGGGTTGATATAAGTGACAGGGAAGAACTTCTCGGGCACAGAGGAGCTACGGTCTGGCTGACGGGGCTGTCTGGTTCAGGTAAATCCACCATCGCGGATATTCTTTCAGAAATTCTGCATGGAAGAGGCGTTCTTACCGCAATTCTTGACGGTGACAATGTCAGGCATGGTCTTAATAGAGATCTGGGGTTTTCACCTCCGGACCGAAAGGAGAATATCCGCAGGATTTCGGAAGTCGCAAAACTCTTCAGTTCTTTTGGTGTTCTGAATATCCTTGCCTTCATAAGCCCTTACCGCTTCGATAGGAATTTTGCCAGATCAATTCAGGGAGAGAATAATTTCATTGAAGTCTATGTACATGTACCTCTGGAGGTTGCGGAAGAACGAGATCCAAAGGGGTTATACAAAAAGGCCAGAAGCGGAGAAATCCCTTCATTCACAGGGATATCCGCTCCTTACGAGGAACCTGAATCACCTGAACTGGTTCTCCGAACTCATGAATCGACTCCGGAGGAGTGCGCGCGGCAGATAATAGATGTGCTTGAAGCAAAGGGAATAATACCTTCAGAGAGCTGATATGCAGTTATTTTCATGGCTTCCGTTCGTTTCCGGCAGGGATGACAGAAAGCTTTTTCGTCCTCTGGGTGAAGATGAGAAAAAGGCTTTCAAGCTCCACCTGATATCCGCTATTTTCGGCGGGATATCGGTGGGTGTTATTATCAATCACGAATATATCGCTGTTAACGGACTTCACGCTGCCCAGTGGCAGATAACTGCACTGACGATGCTCTGGCCGATCAGTAATCTTCTCTCCGTATTCATTAATCACTGGATCGACAGCCGCGGCAGATACGATAGAGCTGTACTTCTGATCGGTGTTCTTTCAAGGCTTCCTGTCGCCCTGATGTTCTTCTCGTCCAATGTCAATGTGCTTCTTCTTCTGCTGCTGCTGTTCTTTGCTTCGAACAGCGTGCTCATTCCGGCACAGAACACCATAATGAAACAGCGATACCGCTCGAGCAACAGAGCAAGATTATTCGGGTGGTGGTCCAGCATTCTTACGCTCTTCAGCCTTCCGATGGCAATGTTCGTCGGGGCTCTTCTCGATGTTGATTTCCAGTATTACAGGATACTCTTCGTTGTGGAAGCTCTCTTCGGAGCAGGGCAGGCCGTATTCCTCTCTATCATGGCCAGGGGAATGAAACCGGGCCTGTCTGAGAAATCTACAGGGAAAGGGATGGCTCATTTCCTCGGGAGTCTCTGGGCTGTTTTCAGAAGGGATAAGGAGTTCGCCTGTTTCGAGGCCTTCTT from Candidatus Aegiribacteria sp. encodes the following:
- a CDS encoding MFS transporter encodes the protein MQLFSWLPFVSGRDDRKLFRPLGEDEKKAFKLHLISAIFGGISVGVIINHEYIAVNGLHAAQWQITALTMLWPISNLLSVFINHWIDSRGRYDRAVLLIGVLSRLPVALMFFSSNVNVLLLLLLLFFASNSVLIPAQNTIMKQRYRSSNRARLFGWWSSILTLFSLPMAMFVGALLDVDFQYYRILFVVEALFGAGQAVFLSIMARGMKPGLSEKSTGKGMAHFLGSLWAVFRRDKEFACFEAFFFLYGIAFLMILPVIPFFATDRLGLDYEQYAMAKGVIGQMGVLFLSPILGVRLEKLHPFRFTGIVCLVLAFYPLSMAV
- the cysC gene encoding adenylyl-sulfate kinase gives rise to the protein MNSERSEDMNITWHHHGVDISDREELLGHRGATVWLTGLSGSGKSTIADILSEILHGRGVLTAILDGDNVRHGLNRDLGFSPPDRKENIRRISEVAKLFSSFGVLNILAFISPYRFDRNFARSIQGENNFIEVYVHVPLEVAEERDPKGLYKKARSGEIPSFTGISAPYEEPESPELVLRTHESTPEECARQIIDVLEAKGIIPSES